Part of the Natrialbaceae archaeon AArc-T1-2 genome, CGGTGTCGACGCGATCGAGCCGGGCGTCGGCGGCTTCCCGGGCGAGAACCTCCTTCGTCGCGAGACGTACCTCGACGACGAGGACGCCCAGGACGACCTTCAGGAGCTCCTCTCGGCACACGGGATGCGGATCAGTGCGCTTGCGACGCACAACAATCCCGTCCACCCCGACGACGACCGCGCCGCACGTGCCGACACGGAGCTCCGGGAGGCGATACGGCTCGCGTCCCAGCTCGAGGTGAACACGGTCACCTGCTTTTCGGGGCTACCCGCGGGCGGTCCGGACGATACGGTTCCGAACTGGATCACGGCTCCGTGGCCGCCGGAACACGCCGAGGCTCTCGAGTACCAGTGGGAGCGGACCATCGAGTACTGGGACGGCCTGGCTGCCGACGCCGACGACCACGGCGTCGACGTCGCGATCGAGATGCACCCGAACATGCTGGTGTACGAACCACACGGGCTGGCCCGCCTGCGCGAGGCGACGAACGCGCGAGTCGGCGCGAACTTCGATCCCTCGCATCTGTACTGGCAGGGCATCTCGATCACCGACGCCATCCGCTATCTGGGCGAGCGGGACGCGATCCACCACGTTCACGCCAAGGACACGCGGATCTACGACCCTCAGGCTCGCGAGAAGGGCGTCCTCGATACGACGGCCTACGAGGACGAGCCCAACCGCTCGTGGCTCTTTCGCTCCGTCGGCTACGGCCACGGCGAGACCCACTGGAAGGATATCGTCTCGACGCTCCGGATGGTCGGCTACGACGACGTCTTGAGCATCGAACACGAGGACTCGCTGACGAGTTCCCGCGAGG contains:
- a CDS encoding sugar phosphate isomerase/epimerase family protein, which gives rise to MEIGVHTPPLADESLEDALAYLADRGVDAIEPGVGGFPGENLLRRETYLDDEDAQDDLQELLSAHGMRISALATHNNPVHPDDDRAARADTELREAIRLASQLEVNTVTCFSGLPAGGPDDTVPNWITAPWPPEHAEALEYQWERTIEYWDGLAADADDHGVDVAIEMHPNMLVYEPHGLARLREATNARVGANFDPSHLYWQGISITDAIRYLGERDAIHHVHAKDTRIYDPQAREKGVLDTTAYEDEPNRSWLFRSVGYGHGETHWKDIVSTLRMVGYDDVLSIEHEDSLTSSREGLEKAIDLLGRAIFEEQPGEAYWAE